From one Streptomyces sp. ICC1 genomic stretch:
- a CDS encoding GNAT family N-acetyltransferase — MSVVLAVEGTPAAAGLVLRPWGAADAGALVEVFRDPALRHWLTRHVDGVEDARSWLEEQRLGWESGNRLSFAVYEPPREGADEGPPVANVVLKRTGAGSGSGSGTGSVSGAVSGTGSGLLEAGYWTAARARGRGVASRALGAVTAWAFEVFAAEGLARIELIHQVDNEASCRVAEKAGFSFERILPAMPPYPLDGHLHVRHAPDGSRTRY, encoded by the coding sequence GTGAGCGTCGTGCTCGCGGTGGAGGGGACCCCGGCCGCCGCCGGACTCGTCCTGCGGCCGTGGGGCGCCGCGGACGCCGGGGCGCTGGTCGAGGTGTTCCGGGATCCGGCGCTGCGGCACTGGCTGACGCGGCACGTCGACGGCGTCGAGGACGCGCGGAGCTGGCTCGAGGAGCAACGGCTCGGGTGGGAGAGCGGGAACCGGCTGAGCTTCGCCGTGTACGAACCTCCGCGCGAAGGGGCGGACGAGGGCCCGCCGGTCGCCAACGTGGTGCTGAAGCGGACGGGCGCCGGGTCAGGGTCAGGGTCAGGGACCGGGTCCGTGTCCGGGGCCGTGTCCGGGACCGGGTCGGGCTTGCTGGAAGCCGGCTATTGGACGGCGGCGCGCGCCCGGGGCCGCGGGGTCGCCTCCCGGGCCCTGGGGGCCGTCACGGCCTGGGCGTTCGAGGTCTTCGCGGCCGAGGGCCTGGCGCGGATCGAGCTGATCCACCAGGTGGACAACGAGGCGTCCTGCCGGGTCGCGGAGAAGGCCGGCTTCTCCTTCGAGCGGATCCTTCCCGCGATGCCCCCGTACCCCCTGGACGGCCACCTGCACGTCCGGCACGCGCCGGACGGGAGCCGTACGCGGTACTAG
- a CDS encoding AMP-binding protein, whose translation MTVLPDLLPGTASVPFALGLAAHGDRTAVITADGAVSYAELAVRVDRTARRLGRERRLVLLVGTNTVDALVVHLAALAAGHPVLLVPGDHPEAVQSLIDAYDPDVVARPGGGGVLLDERREVSAHDLHPDLALLLSTSGSTGSPKLVRLSHENLQTNAEAIAQYLDIRDTDRAATTLPLHYCYGLSVVHSHLLRGAGLILTDLSVADTCFWELFEAARGTALAGVPYTFDLLDRVGFASMELPHLRYVTQAGGRLAPDQVRRYAALGRTAGWKLFVMYGQTEATARMAYLPPHLAESRPEAAGIPIPGGSFRLRPLPDSADHPDGADGADGADENIGELVYSGPNVMLGYARSPDDLALGRTVHELRTGDIARRSPDGLYEIVGRSSRFAKILGLRIDPGQVEAMLARHGVSALCTGDDEALRIAAVGGHDRDARRIARRVAHDCGLPARAVHVRVLAALPRLPSGKPDYRAVRKLTRQAPDSTTGTTGTTTGPAAMPDGAPEPLHLLYARVLDRSDVTDDSSFVSLGGDSLSYVEMSIQLEERLGHLPAGWHTTPIRDLRPPEHADTSRRRTLETSVALRALAIFCIVGSHIQVFGIKGGAHILLAVAGYNFARFHLTSADRRVRVRRGWTSLARVALPSMAWIGLILLLNDDYTLANLFLLDSVMGPDGLKTGMHFWFIEALVYILIAAVGLLSLPAVDRAERRFPYALPLALAGLGLLTRYDIVGLPEREHIPDAVTVFWLFALGWAAAKAATVRQRLLVTLAALATVPGFFPGDPGREAIIVAGFVLLVWVPSLPSRERLNQLAGLLATSSLYIYLTHWQIFPLIDGFSRHLAFLASLLFGIAYAAGAARLMRGLSARRGARASADS comes from the coding sequence GTGACAGTCCTTCCCGACCTACTCCCAGGCACCGCGTCCGTCCCGTTCGCCCTCGGCCTCGCCGCCCACGGCGACCGGACCGCCGTCATCACGGCCGACGGCGCGGTCAGCTATGCCGAGTTGGCCGTACGCGTGGACAGGACGGCCCGCCGCCTCGGCCGGGAACGCCGCCTGGTCCTGCTGGTCGGTACCAACACCGTCGACGCCCTCGTCGTCCACCTGGCCGCCCTCGCGGCCGGGCACCCCGTCCTCCTGGTGCCGGGCGACCACCCCGAAGCCGTCCAGTCGCTGATCGACGCGTACGACCCGGACGTCGTGGCCCGCCCCGGGGGCGGGGGCGTGCTGCTCGACGAGCGGCGCGAGGTCTCCGCGCACGACCTGCACCCGGACCTCGCCCTGCTGCTCAGCACCTCGGGCTCGACCGGATCGCCGAAGCTCGTCCGGCTGTCGCACGAGAACCTCCAGACCAACGCGGAGGCCATCGCCCAGTACCTGGACATCCGGGACACCGACCGCGCCGCGACCACCCTGCCCCTGCACTACTGCTACGGCCTGTCCGTAGTGCACAGCCACCTCCTGCGCGGCGCCGGACTGATCCTGACCGACCTGTCGGTCGCCGACACCTGCTTCTGGGAGCTCTTCGAAGCCGCGCGGGGGACGGCCCTCGCCGGAGTGCCGTACACCTTCGACCTGCTCGACCGGGTCGGCTTCGCCTCCATGGAACTGCCCCACCTGCGCTACGTCACCCAGGCGGGCGGGCGCCTGGCACCCGACCAGGTCCGCCGGTACGCCGCACTCGGCCGCACAGCCGGCTGGAAGCTCTTCGTGATGTACGGCCAGACCGAGGCGACGGCGCGCATGGCCTACCTGCCGCCGCACCTCGCGGAATCCCGCCCCGAGGCGGCAGGGATCCCCATCCCCGGCGGCTCCTTCCGCCTTCGGCCGCTACCCGACAGTGCCGACCACCCCGACGGCGCGGACGGCGCGGACGGCGCGGACGAGAACATCGGCGAACTGGTCTACTCGGGCCCCAACGTCATGCTCGGCTACGCCCGTTCCCCCGACGACCTCGCGCTGGGCCGGACCGTGCACGAACTCCGCACCGGCGACATCGCCCGCCGCTCGCCCGACGGGCTGTACGAGATCGTCGGCCGGAGCAGCCGGTTCGCGAAGATTCTCGGCCTGCGCATCGACCCCGGGCAGGTCGAGGCGATGCTCGCCCGGCACGGCGTCAGCGCCCTGTGCACCGGCGACGACGAGGCACTGCGCATCGCGGCCGTCGGCGGCCACGACCGGGACGCCCGCCGGATAGCCAGGCGCGTGGCCCACGACTGCGGTCTACCGGCCCGCGCCGTGCACGTCCGCGTCCTGGCCGCCCTCCCCCGCCTCCCCTCGGGCAAGCCCGACTACCGGGCCGTGCGCAAACTGACCCGTCAGGCGCCCGACAGCACCACCGGCACTACTGGCACCACCACCGGCCCCGCGGCCATGCCGGACGGCGCCCCCGAACCCCTGCACCTGCTCTATGCACGGGTCCTCGACCGGTCGGACGTGACGGACGACAGCTCCTTCGTCAGCCTGGGCGGCGATTCGCTCTCGTACGTGGAGATGTCGATCCAGCTCGAAGAGCGGCTCGGTCACCTGCCGGCCGGCTGGCACACGACACCGATCCGGGACCTCAGGCCGCCCGAGCACGCGGACACCTCCCGCAGGCGGACCCTGGAGACGAGCGTCGCGCTCCGCGCCCTGGCGATCTTCTGCATCGTCGGCTCGCACATCCAGGTGTTCGGCATCAAGGGCGGGGCGCACATCCTGCTCGCGGTCGCCGGATACAACTTCGCCCGTTTCCACCTCACTTCTGCCGATCGGCGCGTACGCGTACGCCGGGGCTGGACCAGCCTCGCCCGCGTCGCGCTGCCGAGCATGGCCTGGATCGGCCTGATCCTGCTCCTCAACGACGACTACACCCTCGCCAATCTCTTCCTGCTCGACAGCGTCATGGGCCCCGACGGCCTCAAGACCGGTATGCACTTCTGGTTCATCGAGGCCCTCGTCTACATCCTGATCGCCGCCGTCGGCCTCCTGAGCCTGCCCGCGGTGGACCGGGCGGAGCGCCGGTTCCCGTACGCCCTGCCCCTGGCCCTCGCCGGCCTGGGACTCCTCACCCGCTACGACATCGTCGGCCTGCCGGAGCGCGAGCACATCCCCGACGCCGTCACCGTGTTCTGGCTGTTCGCCCTCGGCTGGGCGGCGGCGAAGGCCGCCACCGTGCGACAGCGCCTCCTGGTCACCCTCGCGGCCCTGGCCACCGTGCCGGGCTTCTTCCCCGGGGACCCCGGGCGAGAGGCGATCATCGTCGCCGGATTCGTGCTCCTGGTGTGGGTGCCCAGCCTCCCCAGCCGGGAGCGCCTGAACCAACTGGCCGGCCTCCTCGCGACCAGCTCCCTGTACATCTACCTGACGCACTGGCAGATCTTCCCGCTCATCGACGGGTTCTCCCGGCACCTGGCGTTCTTGGCCTCACTCCTCTTCGGCATCGCCTACGCGGCCGGCGCGGCCCGCCTGATGCGAGGACTGTCGGCACGCAGAGGGGCTCGCGCCTCGGCGGATTCCTGA
- a CDS encoding CoA-binding protein, with translation MYGDPATIRKVLTELGDTWAVVGLSDNEDRAAYRVAQVLQRYGKRVVPVHPKAETVHGEQGYPSLEAIPFKVDVVDVFVNSSLAGSVADEAVAKGAEAVWFQLNVIDEAAGERARAAGLDMVMDRCPAIEIPAL, from the coding sequence GTGTACGGCGATCCGGCAACCATCCGCAAGGTCCTCACCGAGCTCGGCGACACCTGGGCCGTGGTGGGCCTGTCCGACAACGAGGACCGGGCCGCCTACCGCGTGGCCCAGGTGCTCCAGCGGTACGGCAAGCGCGTGGTCCCCGTGCACCCCAAGGCCGAGACGGTCCACGGCGAGCAGGGGTACCCCTCGCTGGAGGCGATCCCCTTCAAGGTGGACGTGGTGGACGTCTTCGTGAACAGCTCGCTGGCGGGCTCCGTCGCCGACGAGGCCGTCGCGAAGGGGGCGGAGGCGGTCTGGTTCCAGCTGAACGTGATCGACGAGGCCGCCGGCGAGCGCGCCCGCGCGGCCGGCCTGGACATGGTCATGGACCGCTGCCCGGCGATCGAGATCCCCGCGCTCTGA
- a CDS encoding gamma carbonic anhydrase family protein, with protein MTQQAAQALVAGVGGKNPEIDPTAFTAPTSVVVGDVTLGAGASIWYSAVLRADCGPIVLGADSNVQDNCTVHVDPGFPVSIGERVSIGHNAVVHGCTVGDDCLIGMGATVLNGAVIGAGSLVAAQALVPQGMVVPPGSLVAGVPAKVRRELTEEEREGIKVNAQMYTELAKQHRASVAPDA; from the coding sequence ATGACGCAGCAGGCGGCCCAGGCACTCGTGGCGGGTGTCGGCGGGAAGAACCCCGAGATCGACCCGACGGCGTTCACCGCCCCCACCTCCGTCGTCGTCGGCGACGTCACCCTGGGCGCGGGCGCGAGCATCTGGTACTCGGCGGTGCTCCGCGCCGATTGCGGTCCGATCGTCCTCGGCGCCGACAGCAACGTGCAGGACAACTGCACCGTGCACGTGGACCCCGGCTTCCCGGTCTCCATCGGCGAGCGCGTCTCCATCGGCCACAACGCCGTCGTGCACGGCTGCACGGTCGGGGACGACTGCCTGATCGGCATGGGCGCCACCGTCCTGAACGGCGCGGTGATCGGCGCCGGCTCGCTGGTCGCGGCCCAGGCGCTGGTCCCGCAGGGCATGGTGGTCCCGCCCGGCTCGCTGGTCGCCGGCGTCCCGGCGAAGGTGCGGCGCGAGCTGACCGAGGAGGAGCGCGAGGGCATCAAGGTCAACGCCCAGATGTACACCGAACTGGCCAAGCAGCACCGCGCTTCGGTGGCCCCGGACGCGTGA
- a CDS encoding fibronectin type III-like domain-contianing protein — protein sequence MRTRNTGRRKGTEVAQVYVGPSPDLKLDQPVRALAGYRRLTLAPGEARRVSLDIDARTLSSWDPGRHAWVVGSGRREVFAGRSSRELPLRAKAVVATG from the coding sequence GTGAGAACCCGCAACACCGGGCGCCGCAAGGGCACCGAGGTGGCCCAGGTCTACGTGGGCCCGTCCCCGGACCTGAAACTGGACCAGCCGGTGCGGGCGCTGGCCGGCTACCGGCGGCTCACCCTCGCGCCCGGCGAGGCGCGCCGGGTCTCCCTGGACATCGACGCGCGCACGCTGTCGTCCTGGGACCCGGGGCGCCACGCGTGGGTGGTGGGATCGGGCCGCCGCGAGGTGTTCGCGGGCCGTTCCTCGCGCGAACTGCCGCTGCGGGCAAAGGCTGTGGTGGCGACCGGATAG
- a CDS encoding acyltransferase, whose amino-acid sequence MAKNQNTFSSLTALRRRLAGRAAHAGWRWMQRAGAVTAQTPGGLRFGAIGQGTRLAFPQGTVFGEPWIRLGDHCIIGEQVTLTAGMMPDLDLGAEPMLVLGNGVVIGRDSHVIADTRITIGDDTFCGPGVYITSTNHSYDDPHEPVGKQWPRSAPVEIGPGCWLGTGSVVLPGARLGRNVVVAAGAVVRGEVPDHAVVAGAPARIVRRWEPETGWQPPLRTPAPVPIPDGVTPEQLCALAELAEAEAE is encoded by the coding sequence GTGGCGAAGAACCAGAACACGTTCTCATCCCTGACGGCCCTGCGCCGGCGGCTCGCCGGCCGCGCCGCCCACGCGGGCTGGCGCTGGATGCAGCGGGCCGGCGCCGTGACCGCGCAGACCCCGGGAGGGCTGCGCTTCGGGGCGATCGGGCAGGGCACCAGGCTCGCCTTCCCCCAGGGCACGGTCTTCGGTGAGCCCTGGATCAGGCTCGGGGACCACTGCATCATCGGGGAACAGGTCACGCTCACCGCCGGGATGATGCCGGACCTCGACCTCGGCGCGGAGCCGATGCTCGTCCTCGGCAACGGCGTGGTCATCGGACGGGACAGCCATGTCATCGCCGACACCCGGATCACGATCGGCGATGACACCTTCTGCGGTCCCGGGGTGTACATCACCTCCACCAACCACAGCTACGACGATCCGCACGAGCCCGTCGGCAAGCAGTGGCCGCGCAGCGCGCCGGTGGAGATCGGCCCGGGCTGCTGGCTGGGTACGGGATCGGTGGTCCTGCCCGGGGCGCGGCTGGGCCGCAACGTCGTGGTGGCCGCGGGTGCCGTCGTACGGGGCGAGGTCCCGGACCACGCCGTGGTGGCGGGGGCGCCGGCGCGGATCGTACGCCGCTGGGAGCCCGAGACGGGCTGGCAGCCGCCCCTGCGCACCCCGGCGCCGGTGCCGATCCCCGACGGGGTGACGCCCGAGCAGCTGTGCGCGCTGGCGGAGCTGGCGGAGGCAGAAGCGGAGTGA
- a CDS encoding S8 family serine peptidase: protein MLAAALGALAFGAPAALAGTAPVSPVGTPAASAPAKAQAAAPTSQSATWAAGTRAYLVITAAGDSSAVRSAVTANGGTVFSYFDSIGVIVAHSTSSTFATTMRGVSGVQKVGATRTSDVPADAYNPALPANPAQSSTAAGEPVRVDMSQIKADQAWAVNPGSATVKVGILDTGVDDQHQDLAPNFNAADSASCAYGKADTRVGAWRDVGSHGTHVAGTVAAAKNGKGVVGVAPGVKISSVRVAEPSTSMFFAENTICAFVWSGDHGFKVTNNSYYTDPWQFNCPDNIDQAAIIEGVKRAQEYAESKGSLQVAAAGNEDYDLAHKTTDSASPNDSTPTNRTITNACLDIPTELPGVVTVAANGTGVTKASFSNFGQGVIDVAAPGSNVYSTVPGGTYSSMSGTSMASPHVAGVAALIASANPGITPAQIRDKLATQANDVACPSDGRCTGTTANNGFFGEGQVDALKAVGATPPPGKYFENLTDVAIPDNTTVESPVTVSGVTGNAPATLKVGVDIKHTYTGDIKVDLVAPDGTVYTLSNRAGGSTDNIIKSFTVNASSEVANGVWKLRVNDNASQDTGKIDAWNLTF, encoded by the coding sequence GTGCTGGCCGCCGCTCTCGGCGCGCTGGCCTTCGGAGCCCCTGCCGCGCTCGCCGGCACCGCGCCCGTCTCCCCGGTCGGCACCCCTGCCGCCTCCGCACCCGCCAAGGCCCAGGCCGCGGCGCCGACTTCCCAGAGTGCGACCTGGGCTGCCGGCACCCGCGCCTACCTGGTGATCACCGCCGCCGGTGACAGCTCGGCGGTCCGTTCCGCCGTCACGGCGAACGGCGGCACGGTCTTCTCGTACTTCGACTCCATCGGCGTGATCGTCGCCCACTCGACCTCCTCGACCTTCGCGACCACCATGCGCGGGGTCAGCGGTGTCCAGAAGGTCGGCGCGACGCGCACCTCGGACGTCCCGGCCGACGCCTACAACCCGGCGCTGCCCGCCAACCCGGCGCAGTCCTCGACCGCCGCGGGAGAGCCCGTACGCGTCGACATGAGCCAGATCAAGGCCGACCAGGCCTGGGCCGTGAACCCCGGCTCCGCCACCGTCAAGGTCGGCATCCTGGACACCGGCGTGGACGACCAGCACCAGGACCTGGCACCGAACTTCAACGCGGCCGACTCCGCCTCCTGCGCCTACGGCAAGGCGGACACCCGGGTCGGCGCCTGGCGTGACGTGGGCAGCCACGGAACGCACGTCGCGGGCACCGTCGCCGCCGCCAAGAACGGCAAGGGCGTCGTCGGCGTGGCCCCGGGCGTGAAGATCTCCTCGGTCCGCGTGGCCGAGCCCAGCACCTCGATGTTCTTCGCCGAGAACACCATCTGCGCCTTCGTCTGGTCCGGCGACCACGGCTTCAAGGTGACCAACAACAGCTATTACACGGACCCGTGGCAGTTCAACTGCCCGGACAACATCGACCAGGCCGCCATCATCGAGGGCGTCAAGCGCGCCCAGGAGTACGCGGAGAGCAAGGGCTCGCTCCAGGTCGCCGCGGCGGGCAACGAGGACTACGACCTCGCCCACAAGACCACCGACTCCGCGAGCCCCAACGACTCCACCCCGACCAACCGCACCATCACCAACGCCTGCCTCGACATCCCGACCGAGCTCCCGGGCGTGGTCACGGTCGCGGCCAACGGCACCGGTGTCACCAAGGCCTCGTTCTCCAACTTCGGCCAGGGCGTCATCGACGTCGCGGCGCCGGGCAGCAACGTCTACTCCACCGTGCCGGGCGGCACGTACAGCTCCATGAGCGGTACGTCGATGGCCTCCCCGCACGTCGCGGGCGTCGCGGCGCTCATCGCCAGCGCCAACCCGGGCATCACCCCGGCGCAGATCCGCGACAAGCTGGCCACCCAGGCCAACGACGTCGCCTGCCCGTCGGACGGCCGCTGCACCGGTACGACGGCCAACAACGGGTTCTTCGGCGAGGGTCAGGTCGACGCGCTGAAGGCGGTCGGCGCCACCCCGCCGCCCGGGAAGTACTTCGAGAACCTCACCGATGTCGCGATCCCCGACAACACCACGGTGGAGAGCCCCGTCACCGTCAGCGGAGTGACCGGCAACGCGCCGGCCACCCTCAAGGTGGGCGTGGACATCAAGCACACCTACACCGGTGACATCAAGGTCGACCTCGTGGCCCCGGACGGCACGGTCTACACCCTGAGCAACCGGGCCGGCGGCAGCACGGACAACATCATCAAGAGCTTCACCGTCAACGCCTCCTCCGAGGTCGCGAACGGCGTCTGGAAGCTCCGCGTGAACGACAACGCCAGCCAGGACACGGGCAAGATCGACGCCTGGAACCTGACCTTCTAG
- a CDS encoding YigZ family protein, whose protein sequence is MKADQYVTVAREGVHESEINRSRFLCSLAPAATEREAQQFVARVRKEHPAASHNCFAYVIGADASVQKASDDGEPGGTAGVPMLQMLTRRDIRYAVAVVTRYYGGVKLGAGGLIRAYGGVVGEALDELGTVTRHRYRLATVTVDHQRAGKTQNDLRSTGRTVLDVRYGAAVEIEIALPEADLPAFGAWLADSTAGSATLTPGGETYAP, encoded by the coding sequence GTGAAGGCAGACCAGTACGTGACGGTGGCCCGCGAGGGCGTGCACGAGTCGGAGATCAACCGCTCGAGGTTCCTGTGCTCGCTCGCGCCCGCGGCGACCGAGCGGGAGGCGCAGCAGTTCGTCGCCCGCGTCCGCAAGGAGCACCCCGCCGCCTCGCACAACTGCTTCGCCTACGTCATCGGCGCCGACGCCTCCGTCCAGAAGGCCAGCGACGACGGCGAGCCGGGCGGCACCGCCGGCGTGCCGATGCTGCAGATGCTGACCCGCCGGGACATCCGCTACGCCGTCGCCGTCGTCACCCGCTACTACGGCGGGGTGAAGCTCGGGGCCGGCGGGCTCATCCGCGCCTACGGGGGAGTCGTCGGGGAAGCCCTCGACGAGCTCGGCACCGTCACCCGCCACCGCTACCGGCTGGCCACCGTCACCGTCGACCACCAGCGGGCCGGCAAGACCCAGAACGACCTGCGCTCCACCGGCCGCACCGTGCTGGACGTGCGCTACGGGGCCGCCGTGGAGATCGAGATCGCCCTGCCCGAGGCCGATCTGCCCGCCTTCGGGGCCTGGCTCGCCGACAGCACCGCGGGCAGCGCCACCCTCACCCCCGGCGGGGAGACCTACGCGCCCTGA
- a CDS encoding SIS domain-containing protein codes for MSGSRITFLEGQAGQGAALARIADRVRTQLASPELAGLRAAERPLFTGIGASYAAPAVPVQQLREAGIVTQRVLSSEIETGTAGFDTDCLIAVSQGGRSSETIAAFECAAPGITRTALLNVVPSPLGDLADLTVDLGNEPDSYASTTGYTGTVVALDLIAGAIAGRAGDPWGDIAEQTTAIHRQATEIVAGLRERGARCIASDGVAAGASRASAEEGALLLREVVRMTAAASATRNYLHGEMESAGNTLHLVYGDGREIELARSLAGAGHLTLLITAAEVEPADSLSVVRLPEVADAVRVVLETVVLQELVAQLSAERDVPIESFVFANDDTKQGGLDMSDFEVAAFTQA; via the coding sequence ATGTCCGGATCCCGCATCACCTTCCTCGAGGGCCAGGCCGGCCAGGGCGCAGCCCTCGCCCGGATCGCCGACCGCGTCCGCACCCAGCTCGCCTCCCCGGAGCTCGCCGGGCTGCGCGCCGCCGAACGCCCCCTCTTCACCGGCATCGGCGCCTCGTACGCCGCCCCCGCCGTCCCCGTACAGCAGCTGCGCGAGGCCGGGATCGTCACCCAGCGCGTGCTGTCCAGCGAGATCGAGACCGGCACCGCCGGCTTCGACACCGACTGCCTGATCGCCGTCTCCCAGGGCGGCCGCAGCTCCGAGACCATCGCCGCCTTCGAGTGCGCCGCCCCCGGCATCACCAGGACCGCGCTGCTCAACGTCGTCCCGTCGCCGCTCGGCGACCTCGCCGACCTCACCGTGGACCTCGGCAACGAGCCCGACTCGTACGCCTCGACCACCGGCTACACCGGGACCGTCGTGGCCCTCGACCTGATCGCCGGCGCCATCGCCGGCCGCGCGGGTGACCCGTGGGGCGACATCGCGGAGCAGACCACCGCGATCCACCGGCAGGCCACCGAGATCGTGGCGGGTCTGCGCGAGCGCGGCGCCCGCTGCATCGCCTCCGACGGCGTGGCCGCCGGCGCCTCCCGGGCCTCCGCCGAGGAGGGCGCGCTGCTGCTGCGCGAGGTGGTGCGGATGACCGCGGCCGCCTCGGCGACCCGCAACTACCTGCACGGCGAGATGGAGTCGGCGGGCAACACCCTGCACCTCGTCTACGGCGACGGCCGCGAGATCGAGCTGGCCCGCTCGCTGGCCGGCGCCGGCCACCTCACGCTGCTGATCACGGCCGCCGAGGTGGAGCCGGCGGACAGCCTGTCGGTCGTCCGGCTGCCCGAGGTCGCGGACGCGGTCCGCGTGGTCCTGGAAACGGTGGTCCTGCAGGAACTGGTCGCCCAGCTCAGTGCCGAGCGGGACGTCCCGATCGAGTCCTTCGTCTTCGCCAACGACGACACCAAGCAGGGCGGACTCGACATGTCCGACTTCGAGGTCGCGGCCTTCACCCAGGCCTAG
- a CDS encoding (2Fe-2S)-binding protein, which translates to MRSVGPFFTVAYGKEPPGPGFRPLGELYGERLGAYVGEVGRRIGSGPGRVAASTAQFGIASRLWSLALGCAVLAGRVPDLGPDRVWWRLPGAGSLELWLPEPAGLPEEDPAPALAQSVLGNLGVLDAALRERFGVSPRVLRGNAASGLVGAVRVLTDRVPGEAAASLAAVLLGAGGPLAGTGTYLHEPGLGVAFVRRSCCLYYKVPGGGLCGDCVLRTR; encoded by the coding sequence TTGCGCTCCGTCGGACCGTTCTTCACCGTGGCGTACGGGAAGGAGCCGCCCGGGCCCGGCTTCCGGCCGCTCGGCGAGCTGTACGGGGAGCGGCTCGGGGCCTACGTGGGCGAGGTGGGGCGGCGGATCGGCAGCGGGCCGGGCCGGGTGGCCGCCTCCACCGCGCAGTTCGGGATCGCCTCGAGGCTCTGGTCGCTCGCGCTCGGCTGCGCCGTCCTGGCCGGACGGGTGCCCGACCTCGGACCGGACCGCGTGTGGTGGCGGCTGCCCGGTGCGGGATCGCTGGAGCTGTGGCTCCCCGAGCCGGCCGGGCTGCCGGAGGAGGACCCGGCGCCGGCCCTGGCGCAGAGCGTGCTCGGGAACCTCGGAGTACTGGACGCGGCGCTGCGCGAGCGGTTCGGCGTCTCGCCGCGGGTGCTGCGCGGCAACGCCGCCTCCGGGCTGGTCGGCGCCGTCCGGGTGCTCACCGACCGGGTGCCCGGGGAGGCGGCGGCGTCCCTCGCGGCCGTACTGCTCGGCGCCGGGGGGCCGCTCGCCGGAACCGGCACCTACCTCCACGAACCGGGCCTCGGGGTGGCCTTCGTACGCCGCAGCTGCTGCCTGTACTACAAGGTGCCCGGCGGCGGCCTGTGCGGGGACTGCGTACTGCGGACCAGGTAG
- a CDS encoding DedA family protein: MHIQEWLETIPAVSIYLLVGIVIGLESLGIPLPGEIVLVSSALLASQQGHIDPVVLGVCATAGAIIGDSIGYAIGRRGGKPLLERLGRRFPKHFGPDQVALAERSFDKWGMWAVFFGRFVALLRIFAGPLAGVLHMPYWRFLVANVLGGILWAGGTTAVIYSIGIVAEPWLKGFSWVALALALLFGIGVTVVVRGRMKKAAEAARAEAAAEAASDSAPVAGAVLAD; this comes from the coding sequence GTGCACATCCAGGAATGGCTGGAGACGATTCCGGCGGTCAGCATCTACCTCCTCGTGGGGATCGTCATCGGCCTGGAAAGCCTCGGAATCCCGCTGCCCGGGGAGATCGTCCTGGTCAGCTCGGCGCTGCTGGCCTCGCAGCAGGGGCACATCGACCCCGTGGTGCTCGGCGTCTGCGCGACCGCGGGGGCGATCATCGGCGACTCGATCGGCTACGCGATCGGGCGCAGGGGCGGCAAGCCGCTGCTGGAGCGGCTGGGGCGGCGCTTCCCCAAGCACTTCGGGCCCGACCAGGTGGCCCTCGCGGAACGCTCCTTCGACAAGTGGGGCATGTGGGCCGTCTTCTTCGGGCGGTTCGTGGCGCTGCTGCGCATCTTCGCGGGCCCGCTGGCCGGCGTACTGCACATGCCCTACTGGCGGTTCCTCGTCGCGAACGTCCTCGGCGGGATCCTGTGGGCGGGCGGCACGACGGCGGTCATCTACTCGATCGGGATCGTCGCCGAGCCGTGGCTGAAGGGCTTCTCCTGGGTGGCGCTCGCCCTGGCGCTGCTCTTCGGGATCGGAGTGACGGTGGTCGTGCGCGGGCGGATGAAGAAGGCGGCCGAGGCGGCGCGCGCCGAGGCCGCTGCCGAGGCCGCTTCGGACTCGGCTCCCGTGGCCGGGGCCGTGCTCGCCGACTGA